A single genomic interval of Asinibacterium sp. OR53 harbors:
- a CDS encoding 1-acyl-sn-glycerol-3-phosphate acyltransferase translates to MKRLLRLLQYLYCIYALLLFIILMLLIFPLVLLALLLGKIRGGNTIYLLCMIWGKIWYFLIGVQHREIYEVPHNWQKQYIFVANHISYMDIPPLVLIAHQPIRVLGKAEMTRIPVFGWIYRAAVILVNRSNAETRARSIRALKAALRHGISIFIFPEGTFNETGHPLKNFFDGAFRVAIETATPIKPVLLVDTVDRLHYRSIFELTPGPSRVVFLEEIPVAGLTMKDILSLKQQVYDAMDAALRRYRNYPTA, encoded by the coding sequence ATGAAAAGACTGTTACGTCTGCTGCAGTACCTGTATTGTATTTATGCACTCCTGCTTTTTATTATACTGATGCTCCTTATATTCCCATTGGTATTGCTTGCATTACTGTTGGGAAAGATCCGCGGGGGTAACACCATTTATCTGCTCTGTATGATCTGGGGAAAGATCTGGTACTTTCTCATCGGCGTGCAACACCGGGAGATCTATGAAGTGCCGCACAACTGGCAAAAGCAATACATCTTCGTAGCCAACCATATTTCTTATATGGATATTCCGCCACTGGTACTAATCGCTCACCAGCCGATCAGGGTATTGGGTAAAGCCGAAATGACCCGGATACCGGTATTCGGATGGATCTATCGTGCCGCTGTGATACTCGTTAACCGCAGCAATGCCGAAACAAGGGCGAGGAGCATCCGGGCGCTTAAAGCGGCATTGCGGCATGGCATTTCCATCTTTATTTTCCCCGAAGGCACTTTCAACGAAACAGGTCACCCGCTGAAAAATTTTTTCGATGGTGCTTTTCGTGTTGCCATTGAAACAGCCACACCCATCAAACCCGTTTTACTGGTAGACACGGTTGATCGCCTGCATTACCGCAGCATCTTCGAACTCACACCCGGTCCCAGCCGGGTTGTTTTCCTGGAAGAAATTCCTGTAGCGGGTCTTACCATGAAAGACATCCTGTCTTTAAAACAACAAGTATACGATGCAATGGATGCGGCACTCAGACGCTATCGCAACTATCCAACAGCTTAA
- a CDS encoding RteC domain-containing protein yields the protein MKYPLQTIVAEIQKQERKLSAEASSFIDEAYRMTIYLQELLRTVKEDVLKEGFANKAEEIHFFKLVKPNILGKLIYYNKVYRIETACPADNGNLHQCYFALQLRELKQEYKEHICNSDFYRYYRSGRTDRDETYYTLGNINYNDGLNSFVFEIDPQFSTYFDYKVAKIVANELIYNYLTTKLSPEQSPDALLQDSDTKDIFWTQTKNALIELIYALHAVDAVSHGKLGIRKISMVFQILFRVSLSDIHNSFHRMKTRAGSRTLFLDQLKYSLEEYMDKEDTA from the coding sequence ATGAAATATCCCTTACAAACCATTGTTGCCGAAATTCAAAAGCAGGAAAGAAAATTATCTGCTGAAGCATCCAGCTTCATTGATGAGGCTTACAGAATGACAATCTATCTTCAGGAATTACTGCGTACCGTCAAAGAAGATGTATTGAAAGAAGGCTTTGCCAATAAAGCCGAAGAAATCCATTTTTTCAAACTGGTGAAACCGAACATTCTCGGAAAGCTGATTTACTACAACAAGGTTTATCGGATTGAAACAGCTTGCCCCGCAGATAACGGGAATTTGCATCAATGCTATTTTGCTTTACAACTCCGGGAGTTGAAACAGGAATATAAAGAGCATATCTGCAATTCGGATTTTTACAGGTATTATCGCTCCGGCAGGACTGACCGTGACGAAACCTATTATACGCTGGGAAATATCAATTACAATGATGGATTAAATAGCTTTGTTTTTGAGATTGACCCGCAATTCTCGACCTACTTTGATTACAAGGTGGCAAAAATCGTAGCCAATGAATTAATCTATAACTACCTCACGACAAAACTAAGCCCTGAACAAAGCCCGGATGCACTGTTGCAGGACAGTGATACCAAAGATATTTTTTGGACACAAACAAAAAATGCCCTCATAGAACTGATTTATGCGCTTCACGCTGTCGATGCTGTTTCACACGGCAAATTGGGCATTCGCAAAATCAGTATGGTGTTTCAAATCCTGTTCCGTGTTTCACTTAGCGACATTCATAATAGCTTCCATCGTATGAAGACCCGTGCAGGCTCACGTACTTTATTTTTAGACCAACTGAAATACAGTTTAGAGGAATACATGGATAAGGAAGATACGGCATAA
- a CDS encoding helix-turn-helix domain-containing protein, with protein MNIITIEEETWKQLNERIKSISEYILKLDNTSYDSLWLNNHEVCQYLRISEKTLWRMRTKGEIAYSKMYGQYYYTIGAIKNMLNAHAVQTSEEYMQELMAKGKSYIEKGRTIKSGK; from the coding sequence ATGAATATTATAACCATAGAAGAAGAAACATGGAAGCAGCTTAACGAGCGCATCAAATCCATTAGCGAGTATATCCTGAAATTGGATAACACCAGCTACGATAGTCTTTGGCTCAATAACCATGAAGTCTGCCAATACCTCCGCATCAGCGAAAAGACCCTTTGGCGTATGCGTACCAAAGGTGAAATAGCCTATTCCAAAATGTACGGGCAATACTACTACACCATAGGAGCCATAAAGAATATGCTCAATGCCCATGCCGTACAGACCAGTGAGGAATATATGCAGGAGCTTATGGCAAAGGGCAAAAGCTACATCGAAAAAGGAAGAACGATAAAGTCGGGAAAATAA
- a CDS encoding helix-turn-helix domain-containing protein: MNIDRMEFFAWMERIMERFDILKQHIIDIQKQRNTIDGEELLDNQDLLQMLKISHRSLQRYRSSGKLPYYTISGKLYYKLSDVHQFIRDSVNAPLQRTKDNE; the protein is encoded by the coding sequence ATGAACATAGACAGAATGGAATTTTTTGCGTGGATGGAGCGTATCATGGAACGTTTCGATATTTTGAAACAACACATCATAGATATACAGAAGCAACGCAATACCATAGACGGCGAAGAACTTTTGGATAACCAAGACCTCTTGCAAATGTTGAAAATCAGCCACCGCTCCTTACAGCGTTACCGCTCATCCGGCAAGCTGCCATATTATACCATCAGCGGAAAATTGTACTACAAATTATCTGACGTACACCAGTTCATAAGGGATAGTGTAAATGCTCCCCTGCAACGCACAAAGGACAACGAGTGA
- a CDS encoding DUF3945 domain-containing protein: MSEQITETVQQEPQQSTPQNPQQTPEQLSDVLLVMDKEKKTIQAVTGVDENGNLKTVDANKKNQNAFMRVDKSGDFFSNFFSNFWRQLKDPTRFSFFKVPAQDAVETAEKMQQQVNAPTKEGEAIMAKHEVKEPKEPQQENKKDMETTQVPQAKPEATQATPPTNDYRFKADDIDWKTLAQIGITKERLEKDNTLEMLLKGYKTNKVYPVSINFGSAIIRSEARLGLQNGENGMPVFVMYGVRHEPNLHTPFFGHEFTKEDKENLLKTGNMGRVVELTYPKTGEKIPSIISIDKLTKEVIALRQDWIKVPDDIGGVKLSAEQKQTLYEGKSIYIEGMVSQKGKTFSSDIQYNADKRFPEYLFERGANYKQSQNQQQAQSQDNPRLYRGKEFNDEQYKKLTEGKTIYVSDFMDGKGQPYKGYVTLNAETGKYDFNFRNPDKLKDKIVPADTHKTQVAVNSEGKTNEATKNINEPLKSQQTTPINEQQQERQEPAKSKGIKR; encoded by the coding sequence ATGAGCGAGCAAATAACAGAAACAGTGCAGCAAGAGCCGCAGCAAAGCACACCCCAAAATCCACAGCAAACTCCTGAACAGCTTTCGGATGTTTTGCTGGTGATGGATAAAGAAAAAAAGACCATCCAAGCAGTTACAGGTGTTGACGAAAACGGCAACCTGAAAACCGTTGATGCCAACAAGAAAAATCAAAACGCATTTATGCGGGTAGATAAGAGCGGCGATTTCTTTTCCAACTTCTTCTCCAACTTTTGGCGACAGCTTAAAGACCCTACCCGTTTTTCATTTTTCAAAGTTCCTGCACAGGATGCGGTTGAAACAGCCGAAAAAATGCAACAACAAGTGAATGCCCCTACCAAAGAAGGTGAGGCTATTATGGCAAAGCATGAAGTGAAGGAGCCAAAGGAACCACAACAAGAAAACAAAAAAGATATGGAAACAACACAAGTACCGCAGGCAAAGCCCGAAGCGACACAGGCAACACCTCCAACAAACGACTATCGTTTTAAAGCAGATGATATTGATTGGAAAACGCTGGCGCAAATCGGCATAACCAAAGAACGACTGGAAAAAGACAATACGCTGGAAATGCTTTTAAAGGGCTATAAGACCAATAAGGTCTATCCTGTGAGCATCAATTTTGGTTCTGCCATCATCCGTTCGGAAGCAAGGCTGGGACTTCAAAACGGAGAAAACGGAATGCCTGTATTTGTGATGTATGGCGTTCGCCACGAACCCAACCTGCATACGCCCTTTTTCGGGCATGAATTTACCAAAGAGGATAAAGAGAACCTGCTCAAAACCGGGAATATGGGGCGTGTGGTAGAATTGACCTATCCCAAGACCGGAGAAAAAATACCGTCCATTATCAGCATTGATAAACTGACAAAGGAAGTTATCGCCTTGCGGCAGGACTGGATAAAAGTTCCTGACGACATTGGAGGGGTAAAACTTAGTGCTGAACAAAAGCAAACTTTATACGAGGGAAAATCCATTTACATAGAGGGTATGGTTTCGCAGAAAGGGAAAACATTCAGCAGCGATATTCAATACAATGCCGATAAGCGTTTTCCTGAATACCTTTTTGAAAGAGGCGCAAATTACAAGCAATCCCAAAACCAGCAGCAGGCACAATCGCAGGACAATCCACGATTGTACAGGGGCAAGGAATTTAATGATGAGCAGTACAAAAAGCTCACGGAAGGCAAGACGATTTATGTTTCTGATTTCATGGATGGCAAAGGACAGCCTTATAAGGGCTACGTTACACTGAATGCCGAAACAGGCAAATATGATTTCAATTTCAGAAACCCGGACAAACTGAAAGACAAGATTGTTCCGGCAGATACCCACAAAACGCAGGTAGCCGTCAATTCGGAGGGGAAAACCAATGAGGCGACCAAGAATATCAACGAACCATTAAAATCCCAGCAAACCACTCCTATCAATGAGCAGCAGCAGGAACGACAGGAACCAGCTAAATCCAAAGGCATAAAAAGATAA
- a CDS encoding type IA DNA topoisomerase — MKAIIAEKPSVAREIAALLGATDKKDGYIAGNGYQVTWAFGHLVGLAMPEDYGLSGFQREALPILPNPFLLTVRKVRKEKTYVPDSGAVKQLKVIEQVIGRSDSIIVATDAGREGELIFRYIYEYLKCSKPFQRLWISSLTEKAIKQGFDNLKPGSDFDGLYRAGQGRSQADWLVGINASQALSIAGHGVYSLGRVQTPTLALICKRYLENKNFTVKKYWQIQLEHRKEFTDFKSLSKTKWEDKKLADDTLKSIERAGTATVTAVETKTVTEQPPLLFDLTGLQKEANKRLFLTAEETLNIAQSLYEKKLITYPRTGSKYIPEDIWAEIPALVRSLEARASCKEAVGKLKWGRFNKRIVNDVKVTDHHGLLITETIPSTLPLNEEAIYDMIALRLVEALSQACTKEITDVSLQALHYDFLVKGSKIIEAGWRGIKRNFSDEDSEPVQELSELKAGDELKIKTAEVLEKKTKPPVLYTEADLLSAMENAGKEIANEDERKALQGIGIGTPATRAAIIETLFKRDYIRRDKKTLVATEKGLQVYEAVKSKRIADVAMTAEWEMALQKIENNEADATGFHQSMEVYTSSVTQELLSMNIASHNHPELTCPKCKARKLLIRDKVVKCPDEACNWLQYRNVCGVQLSIAEIENLVNKRKTSLIKGMKSKAGKKFDAFIILKDNGESSFEFDNTTSKKK, encoded by the coding sequence ATGAAAGCAATTATAGCCGAAAAACCAAGCGTAGCCCGTGAAATAGCCGCCCTGTTGGGAGCCACCGATAAAAAGGATGGCTACATAGCAGGTAACGGCTATCAGGTTACGTGGGCATTCGGGCATTTGGTCGGACTGGCAATGCCGGAAGATTATGGGCTATCGGGCTTCCAAAGGGAAGCCCTGCCCATATTGCCCAATCCTTTTTTACTGACGGTACGGAAAGTAAGAAAGGAAAAGACATACGTTCCCGATAGCGGAGCGGTAAAGCAGTTGAAAGTTATTGAACAGGTTATTGGTCGGTCGGATAGTATTATCGTTGCTACCGATGCCGGACGTGAGGGCGAACTCATTTTCAGGTACATTTATGAGTACCTGAAATGCAGTAAGCCCTTTCAGCGTTTATGGATAAGTTCATTGACCGAAAAAGCCATTAAGCAGGGTTTCGATAACCTGAAACCCGGAAGTGATTTTGACGGGTTGTACCGTGCCGGACAAGGGCGAAGCCAAGCCGATTGGTTGGTGGGCATTAATGCTTCGCAGGCATTGAGCATTGCAGGGCATGGTGTGTATTCGCTGGGGCGTGTGCAAACACCCACGCTTGCGCTTATCTGTAAACGTTATTTGGAAAACAAAAACTTTACTGTCAAAAAGTATTGGCAGATACAGTTAGAACACCGCAAAGAGTTTACGGATTTTAAAAGCCTTTCCAAAACCAAATGGGAAGATAAAAAGCTGGCAGACGATACGCTCAAATCCATTGAGCGTGCCGGAACTGCTACCGTTACCGCAGTAGAAACCAAAACCGTTACAGAGCAACCTCCGTTGCTTTTCGACTTAACAGGATTGCAAAAGGAAGCGAACAAAAGGCTGTTTCTGACTGCCGAAGAAACACTGAACATTGCCCAAAGCCTGTACGAAAAGAAACTGATTACCTACCCTCGTACCGGAAGCAAATACATACCCGAAGATATTTGGGCTGAAATCCCCGCTTTGGTAAGGTCATTGGAAGCAAGGGCTTCCTGTAAAGAAGCAGTTGGAAAATTGAAATGGGGTCGTTTCAATAAACGCATCGTGAATGATGTAAAAGTAACCGACCACCACGGTCTGCTCATCACCGAAACAATCCCCTCAACATTGCCCTTAAATGAAGAAGCTATTTACGACATGATTGCCCTGCGTTTGGTGGAAGCCTTATCACAAGCCTGTACCAAAGAAATAACAGACGTTTCATTACAGGCTTTGCATTATGATTTTTTGGTGAAAGGCAGTAAAATTATTGAAGCAGGCTGGCGTGGCATCAAAAGGAACTTTAGTGATGAAGATAGCGAGCCAGTACAGGAATTGTCGGAACTAAAAGCAGGCGATGAACTGAAAATTAAAACTGCCGAAGTGTTGGAGAAAAAGACCAAGCCGCCCGTACTCTATACGGAAGCAGATTTGTTATCTGCAATGGAAAATGCCGGAAAGGAAATAGCGAACGAAGATGAGCGTAAAGCTCTGCAAGGTATCGGCATTGGTACGCCAGCCACAAGAGCCGCCATTATAGAAACCCTTTTTAAAAGGGATTATATCAGGCGTGATAAAAAAACGCTCGTTGCCACAGAAAAGGGATTGCAGGTTTACGAAGCCGTAAAGAGTAAAAGGATTGCCGATGTTGCCATGACTGCCGAATGGGAAATGGCTTTACAAAAGATTGAGAACAACGAAGCCGATGCAACGGGCTTTCACCAATCAATGGAAGTCTATACTTCATCCGTAACGCAGGAATTGTTGAGCATGAACATAGCAAGCCATAATCATCCTGAACTGACCTGCCCCAAATGCAAAGCACGTAAACTGCTCATCCGGGATAAGGTTGTCAAATGCCCCGATGAGGCTTGTAACTGGCTTCAATACCGTAATGTGTGCGGTGTACAATTGAGCATTGCCGAAATCGAAAACCTTGTGAACAAAAGAAAGACCAGTCTTATCAAAGGCATGAAAAGCAAGGCGGGTAAGAAATTCGATGCTTTTATCATACTGAAAGATAACGGCGAAAGCTCTTTTGAATTTGATAATACCACAAGCAAAAAGAAATGA
- a CDS encoding ORF6N domain-containing protein: MNNNIIISQKDIESLIYAVRGKQVMFDKDLAQLYQVETKILNKAVKRNIERFPETFCFQLSDEESETLRFQIGTSNAGRGGRRYLPYVFTEQGVAMLSAVLRSDIAVKVSIEIMNAFVEMRKLLLDNAGLFSRMDKIELKQIEADGRFEEIFKALEGGKLHSEKGVFYDGQIFDAYAFVSGIIRSAQRSIILIDNYVDDTVLTLLGKRGQTVSATIYTKSISNQLQLDVQRYNSQYPAINVHPFAHAHDRFLIIDGAELYHIGASLKDLGKKWFAFSRMDIEVGKMLQNLSP, encoded by the coding sequence ATGAACAACAATATAATCATAAGCCAAAAGGATATAGAAAGCCTTATCTATGCGGTTCGGGGCAAACAGGTCATGTTTGACAAAGACCTGGCTCAACTGTATCAGGTGGAAACCAAAATACTGAACAAAGCCGTGAAAAGGAATATTGAGCGCTTTCCTGAAACATTCTGTTTTCAGTTGAGCGATGAGGAAAGCGAAACTTTGAGGTTCCAAATTGGAACCTCAAACGCCGGACGTGGCGGACGGCGTTATTTGCCCTACGTATTTACAGAACAAGGCGTAGCCATGTTGTCGGCAGTGTTGCGTAGCGATATAGCCGTGAAGGTGAGCATTGAGATAATGAATGCCTTTGTTGAAATGCGAAAACTGTTACTGGATAATGCCGGGCTGTTTTCCCGCATGGATAAAATTGAACTCAAACAGATTGAGGCAGACGGCAGGTTTGAGGAAATATTTAAAGCACTGGAGGGCGGCAAACTGCACAGTGAAAAAGGTGTTTTCTATGACGGGCAGATATTCGATGCCTATGCTTTTGTTTCGGGTATTATCCGAAGCGCACAAAGGTCTATTATCCTTATTGACAATTATGTGGACGATACGGTGCTTACGCTGCTGGGAAAGCGTGGGCAGACCGTATCTGCCACTATCTACACCAAAAGCATCAGCAATCAGCTACAACTCGATGTACAACGCTACAACAGCCAATACCCAGCTATAAATGTTCATCCTTTTGCCCATGCACATGACCGCTTTCTTATCATTGATGGAGCGGAACTGTACCACATCGGGGCATCATTAAAGGATTTGGGCAAGAAATGGTTTGCCTTTTCGAGAATGGACATTGAAGTAGGTAAAATGCTTCAGAACCTTTCTCCATAA
- the arsB gene encoding ACR3 family arsenite efflux transporter, with translation MQPKLKFLDRYLTLWIFLAMVAGVGLGHFFPGISKVTNALAVGTTNIPLAIGLILMMYPPLAKVDYTLLPKALKDKKVIGLSLLLNWVIGTVLMFGLAVLFLRNEPDYMTGLILIGLARCIAMVIVWSDLAKANREYTALLVALNSIFQIISYSFLVWLFINILPNKLGLANFNVSVSIQDVTESVLIFLGIPFLAGFISRYILVKSKGIEWYNRIFAPKISPITLYALLFTIVLMFSLKGDKIVELPMDVVKIAIPLIIYFVLMFFVSFFIGKSLNIPYDKNASIAFTATGNNFELAIAVAIAVFGIHSPQAFVGVIGPLVEVPVLILLVRASTLLKKKFY, from the coding sequence ATGCAGCCAAAATTAAAATTTCTTGACCGTTACCTTACCTTATGGATATTTCTTGCAATGGTGGCAGGCGTAGGATTAGGGCATTTCTTTCCAGGTATTTCAAAAGTTACAAACGCTTTAGCCGTAGGCACTACAAACATTCCTTTAGCAATAGGTTTAATACTGATGATGTACCCTCCGTTGGCAAAAGTGGATTATACATTACTACCGAAAGCATTAAAGGATAAAAAAGTAATCGGCTTATCCTTATTGCTCAATTGGGTTATTGGTACTGTGCTGATGTTCGGATTAGCCGTTTTGTTTTTACGGAATGAACCCGATTATATGACAGGCTTAATACTGATAGGTTTGGCAAGATGTATCGCAATGGTAATTGTTTGGAGTGATTTAGCAAAAGCCAACAGGGAATATACGGCATTGCTGGTAGCGTTAAACAGCATCTTTCAGATAATAAGTTACAGCTTCTTAGTTTGGTTGTTCATCAACATATTACCCAATAAATTAGGTTTAGCGAATTTCAATGTAAGTGTATCCATTCAAGATGTAACGGAAAGTGTATTGATATTTTTGGGTATTCCATTCTTGGCGGGATTTATAAGCCGTTACATACTGGTAAAATCAAAAGGGATAGAATGGTACAATAGAATATTTGCGCCCAAAATATCACCCATTACATTGTATGCTTTACTATTTACCATCGTATTAATGTTCAGTCTTAAGGGGGATAAAATAGTAGAGTTGCCAATGGACGTAGTAAAAATAGCAATACCCTTAATCATCTATTTTGTACTCATGTTTTTCGTGAGTTTCTTTATTGGTAAATCTTTAAATATTCCTTACGACAAAAATGCATCAATTGCATTTACAGCTACAGGAAACAACTTTGAATTGGCTATAGCCGTAGCCATAGCCGTTTTTGGTATTCATTCACCGCAGGCATTTGTGGGCGTAATCGGCCCACTTGTGGAAGTTCCTGTGTTGATACTCTTGGTAAGAGCAAGTACGTTGTTAAAGAAGAAATTCTATTGA
- a CDS encoding low molecular weight phosphatase family protein, which produces MYKDLIETVNNIIANQKIDEERKATLQPLIDFVQQKVINRENVNLNFICTHNSRRSHLSQVWAQVAAAHFSIPNVYCYSGGTEETALFPKVAETLTNQGFSIFKIVDSNNPVYAIKYSANALPVIGFSKKYDNLFNPVSAFAAIMTCSQADGGCPFIAGAEKRIPITFEDPKISDNTPEQSKVYAERSLQIATEMFYIFSKISR; this is translated from the coding sequence ATGTATAAGGATTTAATAGAAACGGTAAACAATATTATTGCTAATCAAAAAATTGACGAAGAACGTAAAGCTACGTTACAACCGCTAATAGATTTTGTACAGCAAAAAGTAATTAACAGGGAAAATGTAAACCTAAATTTCATTTGCACTCACAATTCACGCAGAAGCCATCTATCACAAGTTTGGGCGCAGGTAGCGGCAGCACACTTTAGCATTCCAAATGTATATTGTTATTCGGGCGGTACGGAAGAAACAGCATTGTTTCCGAAAGTAGCAGAAACCTTGACAAATCAGGGCTTCTCTATTTTCAAAATTGTAGATAGCAATAATCCGGTATATGCAATAAAGTACAGTGCCAATGCTTTGCCCGTAATTGGCTTTTCAAAAAAATATGATAACCTTTTTAACCCTGTATCAGCGTTTGCAGCTATCATGACCTGTTCGCAGGCAGATGGGGGTTGTCCTTTTATTGCTGGGGCAGAAAAAAGAATACCCATTACATTTGAAGACCCTAAAATTTCAGACAATACACCGGAGCAATCAAAGGTATATGCCGAAAGAAGTTTGCAGATTGCAACCGAAATGTTTTATATATTCTCAAAAATCAGCCGATAA
- a CDS encoding DUF6428 family protein, with amino-acid sequence MKLSEIKEILPTLGNVEFHLENGTFVPEHFHVTEVGVITKHFIDCGGTIRNEKVVNFQLWNANDYEHRLKPAKLLNIIKLSEEKLGIEDFEIEVEYQSDTIGKYDLDFNGETFVLKSKTTACLAQDACVIPSEKQKKNLSELPVNQTSCCTPNSGCC; translated from the coding sequence ATGAAGCTATCAGAAATCAAAGAAATCTTGCCAACGTTGGGCAATGTCGAATTTCATTTGGAAAATGGCACATTTGTACCGGAACACTTTCACGTTACGGAAGTAGGTGTTATTACCAAACATTTTATTGACTGTGGCGGAACCATCAGAAATGAAAAGGTTGTCAATTTTCAGCTCTGGAACGCTAACGACTATGAACACCGATTAAAGCCAGCCAAACTTTTGAACATTATTAAACTTTCGGAGGAGAAATTAGGTATTGAGGATTTTGAAATTGAGGTAGAATATCAATCGGACACTATCGGAAAATATGACTTGGATTTTAATGGAGAAACTTTTGTGCTAAAAAGCAAAACAACAGCTTGCTTGGCACAAGATGCGTGCGTTATTCCGTCTGAAAAACAAAAGAAGAATTTATCCGAGTTGCCAGTAAATCAAACATCTTGCTGCACGCCAAATTCCGGTTGTTGCTAA
- a CDS encoding helix-turn-helix transcriptional regulator, producing the protein MGVTKTEIFTEQQNSLAITLKALAHPARIAILQYIIKQNACICNDLVEELGLAQATISQHLKELKNIGIIKGNIEGTSVCYCIDENVWQQVKKELNTFFVDNVGVDKCC; encoded by the coding sequence ATGGGCGTAACTAAAACGGAAATATTTACAGAGCAACAAAACAGTTTAGCCATTACTTTAAAGGCATTGGCACATCCTGCCCGTATCGCTATCCTGCAATACATTATCAAGCAGAATGCGTGTATCTGTAACGACCTGGTAGAGGAATTAGGATTGGCTCAGGCTACAATTTCGCAACACTTAAAAGAATTAAAAAACATTGGCATCATTAAGGGAAATATAGAGGGTACGAGTGTATGCTACTGTATTGATGAAAATGTTTGGCAACAGGTTAAAAAGGAACTCAATACTTTCTTTGTGGATAATGTAGGAGTTGATAAATGCTGTTAA
- a CDS encoding DUF1896 domain-containing protein — MSTQQKDLSYFTLRLQELLNTSFPEKADDQKFVEQRSKWAANAYEGAFSSGNSIEQCDRIADYILFEGLHYSKFDTVFQVVCNEFNSIMLDEELRPFAQKMLPVCEPVFAKYVLTDDFAYTTDHDLLYTEITGTIAIHIEDYGI; from the coding sequence ATGAGTACACAGCAAAAAGACCTCTCTTATTTTACGTTAAGGTTACAGGAATTATTAAATACCAGCTTCCCCGAAAAAGCAGACGACCAAAAGTTTGTCGAGCAACGTTCCAAGTGGGCGGCAAACGCCTACGAAGGTGCATTTAGTTCAGGAAACTCCATAGAGCAATGCGACCGTATCGCAGATTATATACTCTTTGAGGGGCTTCATTATTCCAAATTCGACACTGTTTTTCAAGTGGTCTGCAATGAGTTTAACAGCATTATGCTGGACGAGGAATTGCGCCCCTTTGCTCAAAAGATGCTGCCTGTCTGCGAACCCGTATTTGCAAAATATGTGCTGACAGATGACTTCGCCTATACCACCGACCACGACCTGCTCTATACGGAAATCACGGGAACCATAGCAATTCATATCGAAGACTATGGCATTTAA